A genomic stretch from Oreochromis niloticus isolate F11D_XX linkage group LG11, O_niloticus_UMD_NMBU, whole genome shotgun sequence includes:
- the LOC100696816 gene encoding lamin-A: METPSQKRTSRSAVSPARITRLQEKEELCNLNDRLAVYIDKVRSLESENAGLRLRISESESSVTRDLSGIKTAYETELADARKTLDQVAKERARLQLELSKIKEEHKELKARNAKKESDLEAALVRLRDLEALLNSKDAALSTALGEKRTLEAEVKDLKAQLAKLEVNLADAKRQLQDEMLRRVDAENRLQTLKEELEFQKNIYNEELRESKRRFESRMVEIDSGRQQEFDSKLAEALIDLRAQHEEQVRLYKEEIEKTYNSKLENARQSADRNSNLVGAAHEELQQTRIRMESLSGQLSQLQKQLSASEAKARELEEALSRERDLMRRRLEDKDRDITEIRARMQQQLDEYQELLDIKLALDMEINAYRKLLEGEEERLRLSPSPPPTKVTVSRTSGSGHSQTTRVHHSSSAAASSSRNSSGTSMSKKRRLNDNDSETSSVTGNTVTKTRISQQASASGRITVDEVDMEGKYIRLSNKADEDQSLANWQVKRQVGNSTPIVYKFPHKFTLKAGGTVTIWAASGGGTHNPPTDLVWKSQNSWGTGDLLQTSLISANGEEMAMRKVTRTLFHDDDEDDDMGAHSTSGADNEYNLRSRKVICDSCGQPKERSGGCSSLGEGLPGHSYFMGTNEPRQGRMKPENCSIM, from the exons ATGGAAACCCCGAGCCAAAAACGCACCAGCCGCAGCGCCGTCTCTCCGGCCCGCATCACCAGGCTGCAGGAGAAGGAAGAGCTGTGCAACCTCAACGACCGACTGGCCGTGTACATCGACAAGGTGCGCTCCTTGGAGTCGGAGAACGCCGGGCTGCGGTTGCGCATCAGTGAGTCCGAGTCCTCGGTCACTCGCGATCTGTCGGGCATCAAGACGGCCTATGAGACGGAGCTGGCGGATGCCCGCAAGACTCTCGACCAGGTGGCCAAGGAGCGAGCACGCCTGCAGCTGGAGCTCAGCAAGATCAAGGAGGAGCACAAAGAGCTCAAAGCCAG GAACGCCAAGAAGGAGTCTGACCTGGAGGCAGCTCTGGTCAGGTTGAGGGACCTAGAAGCCCTGCTCAACTCCAAAGATGCTGCCCTCAGCACTGCCTTGGGGGAGAAGCGAACCCTGGAGGCAGAGGTGAAGGACCTCAAGGCCCAGCTGGCGAAg TTGGAAGTAAACCTGGCTGATGCCAAGAGGCAGCTGCAGGATGAGATGCTGAGGAGAGTGGACGCTGAGAACCGCCTGCAGACCCTGAAGGAGGAGCTGGAGTTCCAGAAGAACATCTACAACGAG GAGCTGCGTGAGTCCAAGCGTCGGTTTGAGTCCCGCATGGTGGAGATTGACAGCGGGCGGCAGCAGGAGTTCGACAGCAAGCTCGCCGAGGCTCTGATTGACCTTAGAGCCCAGCACGAGGAGCAGGTCCGCCTCTACAAGGAGGAAATCGAGAAGACCTACAACTCCAAG TTGGAAAATGCCCGTCAGTCAGCTGACAGGAACAGCAACTTGGTGGGAGCTGCCCATGAAGAGCTGCAGCAGACCCGGATCCGAATGGAGAGCCTGTCAGGCCAGCTGAGCCAGCTGCAGAAACAG CTGTCGGCAAGCGAGGCCAAGGCGCGGGAACTTGAGGAGGCTCTGTCACGTGAGCGCGACCTGATGAGGCGACGGCTGGAGGACAAAGATCGGGATATCACTGAGATCCGAGCCCggatgcagcagcagctggacgAGTACCAGGAGCTGCTGGACATCAAACTGGCCCTGGACATGGAGATCAATGCTTACAGGAAGCTGctagagggagaggaggagag GCTGCGTCTGTCACCCAGTCCTCCACCCACAAAAGTCACGGTGTCACGGACCTCTGGCTCAGGCCACTCCCAGACCACCCGGGTGCACCACTCCTCCTCCGCCGCTGCCTCCAGCAGCCGCAACTCCTCTGGGACGAGCATGTCAAAGAAGCGCCGCCTCAATGACAATGACAGCGAGACCTCCAGCgtgacaggaaacactgtgACCAAGACTCGCATCAGTCAGCAAGCCTCGGCCAGTGGACGCATCACGGTGGACGAGGTTGATATGGAGGGAAAATACATCCGCCTCAGCAACAAGGCTGATGAG GACCAATCACTGGCCAATTGGCAGGTGAAGAGACAGGTTGGGAATTCAACCCCCATCGTCTACAAATTTCCCCACAAGTTCACTCTAAAGGCCGGCGGGACTGTGACT ATCTGGGCTGCATCTGGTGGTGGAACCCACAACCCACCCACTGACCTGGTCTGGAAGAGCCAGAACTCTTGGGGTACTGGTGACCTGCTGCAGACCTCCCTCATCAGTGCTAATGGAGAG GAAATGGCCATGAGGAAAGTGACCCGCACCCTGTTCCATGacgatgatgaagatgatgacatG GGAGCTCACAGCACAAGCGGCGCAGACAACGAGTACAACCTGCGCAGCCGCAAGGTGATCTGCGACTCCTGCGGGCAGCCGAAGGAGCGCAGCGGTGGTTGCAGCAGTCTAGGTGAAGGCCTCCCAGGACATTCCTACTTCATGGGCACCAATGAGCCCAGACAG GGCCGTATGAAGCCGGAGAACTGCTCCATCATGTAA